The Streptococcus sp. S5 genome contains a region encoding:
- a CDS encoding hydroxymethylglutaryl-CoA synthase, whose translation MTIGIDKIGFATSPYVLRLEDLAAARDTDPEKLSKGLLLKEQSVAPITEDIVTLAATAADDILTDEDKEAIDMVILATESGIDQSKAAAVFVHGLLDIQPFARSFEMKEACYAATAALDYAKLHVEKFPQSKVLVIASDIAKYGIGTPGEPTQGAGAVAMLISQNPRVLSFNDDNVAQTRDVMDFWRPNYATTPFVNGIYSTQQYLDSLKTTWAEYQKRTGLALTDFAAVCFHLPYPKLALKGLKKILDKSVSEEKKDQLQYNFDQSILYSQRVGNIYTGSLFLGLLSLLENDPQLKAGDQIALFSYGSGAVSEIFSANLVPGFEQLLDHKRMEKLDQRTVLSVADYERLFYEEVDLDPSGNQVFEPATNQTFALTEIKEHQRTYQKVEK comes from the coding sequence ATGACAATTGGGATTGATAAGATTGGTTTTGCGACGAGCCCTTATGTCTTGCGTTTAGAAGATTTGGCCGCTGCTCGTGATACCGATCCCGAAAAACTGAGCAAGGGTCTTCTCTTAAAAGAACAAAGTGTTGCACCGATCACAGAAGACATCGTCACATTGGCTGCTACTGCAGCAGATGATATTTTAACAGACGAAGATAAAGAAGCGATCGACATGGTGATTCTTGCGACAGAATCTGGAATTGACCAGAGTAAGGCTGCTGCTGTGTTTGTCCATGGCTTACTAGATATCCAGCCTTTCGCCCGCTCTTTTGAGATGAAAGAAGCCTGCTATGCTGCGACTGCTGCCTTGGATTATGCTAAACTCCATGTTGAAAAATTCCCACAGAGTAAGGTTTTGGTCATTGCCAGTGACATTGCTAAATACGGAATTGGAACTCCTGGAGAACCAACACAGGGGGCTGGAGCGGTTGCTATGCTGATCAGCCAAAATCCTCGTGTTCTATCTTTTAACGATGATAATGTTGCCCAAACACGCGATGTCATGGATTTTTGGCGTCCAAATTACGCGACAACTCCCTTCGTGAATGGGATTTATTCAACGCAACAATATCTAGATTCTCTGAAAACAACCTGGGCGGAATACCAGAAACGGACTGGCCTTGCCTTGACAGACTTTGCGGCTGTCTGCTTCCACTTGCCTTATCCGAAATTAGCTCTCAAGGGCTTGAAAAAAATCCTGGATAAGTCAGTGTCAGAAGAGAAAAAAGATCAATTACAATACAACTTTGATCAATCGATTCTATACAGCCAACGCGTGGGAAATATCTACACTGGATCTCTTTTCCTAGGCTTGCTGTCACTATTGGAAAATGACCCCCAACTCAAAGCTGGGGACCAAATCGCCCTCTTTAGCTATGGAAGTGGAGCGGTTTCTGAGATCTTTAGCGCCAATCTCGTTCCTGGTTTTGAGCAACTCTTAGATCACAAACGCATGGAAAAACTGGACCAACGTACGGTTCTTAGTGTTGCTGACTACGAACGACTCTTTTATGAGGAAGTAGATCTAGATCCTAGTGGCAATCAAGTGTTTGAGCCTGCTACGAATCAAACTTTTGCTTTGACAGAGATCAAGGAACACCAACGCACTTACCAGAAAGTAGAAAAATAA
- a CDS encoding threonine/serine exporter family protein, whose protein sequence is MNLTEFLIQAVASLIAIITFLIVLNVQRSMLIPGGILGMGIWLLYYILKGPTNVIVATFIAAIVGSCISQILSIILKTPVVVFMLSILAPLVPGYISYRTTSFFVSGQYRQAVTSVTLVVILALVISIGMASGSVVLKLYHSYQRHQKRKMTNAN, encoded by the coding sequence ATGAACCTAACTGAATTTTTAATCCAAGCGGTGGCCAGCTTGATTGCCATCATCACCTTTTTAATTGTCCTAAATGTGCAGCGCTCCATGTTGATTCCTGGAGGAATCCTCGGTATGGGCATCTGGCTACTCTACTATATCCTGAAAGGGCCTACCAATGTTATCGTTGCAACCTTTATCGCAGCCATTGTCGGCTCCTGTATCAGTCAGATTTTAAGTATCATTCTCAAGACGCCTGTCGTGGTCTTTATGTTGTCCATTCTCGCACCCTTGGTACCTGGATATATTTCCTATCGAACCACTTCCTTCTTTGTCAGTGGCCAATATCGCCAAGCAGTGACCAGCGTGACCCTGGTGGTTATTCTAGCCTTGGTGATCTCCATCGGGATGGCTAGTGGATCTGTCGTTTTGAAACTCTACCATTCTTACCAACGCCATCAAAAAAGAAAAATGACCAATGCCAACTAG
- a CDS encoding threonine/serine exporter family protein, producing the protein MEESKQINQVIDVLMLAGTLLIESGSEIHRVEDTMIRIAHSQGIVDCNVLAMPVAIFFSIENANVTRMKRILRTNYNIEKVCDVNQISRQLVSGEIDLEQAYKALSELKMKRVPYTNLQLTIAATLSAPFFSIMFGGNFYDAIGAGIATVFAFAFSLVVEKYVRIPFVTAFAAAFVFGFLAHIWTRYSGFPSNTDLIIAGCVMPFVPGIAMTNAVRDLMNYHLNSGMSKLFETLLITLALGAGTTVALVLMK; encoded by the coding sequence ATGGAAGAGTCAAAACAGATCAACCAAGTGATCGACGTCCTGATGTTAGCTGGAACCCTCCTGATCGAGAGCGGTTCTGAGATTCACCGGGTCGAAGATACCATGATCCGGATCGCCCATTCACAGGGAATCGTCGATTGCAATGTTTTAGCGATGCCAGTCGCTATTTTCTTTTCAATCGAGAATGCCAATGTCACGCGCATGAAACGGATCTTGCGGACCAATTACAATATCGAAAAGGTCTGTGACGTCAATCAGATCTCCCGTCAACTCGTCTCTGGAGAGATAGATCTCGAGCAAGCCTACAAAGCCCTGAGCGAGTTGAAAATGAAGCGCGTTCCTTATACCAATCTCCAGTTGACCATTGCGGCAACTCTTAGTGCGCCTTTCTTCTCCATCATGTTTGGAGGAAATTTCTATGATGCGATTGGAGCGGGTATTGCGACTGTCTTTGCCTTTGCTTTTTCTCTTGTCGTTGAGAAATACGTTCGCATTCCTTTTGTCACTGCCTTTGCGGCCGCCTTTGTCTTTGGTTTTTTGGCCCATATCTGGACGCGCTATAGTGGTTTTCCTTCCAATACCGATCTCATTATCGCAGGCTGTGTCATGCCCTTCGTTCCTGGAATCGCTATGACCAATGCCGTCCGCGATCTGATGAATTACCACCTCAACTCTGGGATGAGCAAACTCTTTGAGACTCTCCTCATTACTCTTGCACTTGGTGCCGGTACAACGGTCGCCCTCGTCCTTATGAAATAA